The following coding sequences are from one Paenibacillus tundrae window:
- the ilvC gene encoding ketol-acid reductoisomerase, which produces MPVTTYYEQDAELSVLKGKTIAVIGYGSQGHAQAQNLRDSGLNVVIGLREGKSFDSAKNDGFEVLSPAEATSRADVVQILLPDETQASVYKNEIEPNLKEGAALLFSHGFNVHFGQIVAPKNSDVLLVAPKSPGHMVRRTYVEGFGVPGLIAIEQDATGNAKAIGLAYAKGIGCTRAGVIETSFREETETDLFGEQAVLCGGVSALVKAGFETLTEAGYAPEMAYFECLHELKLIVDMMYEGGLASMRDSISNTAEYGDYVTGPRVVTEDTKKAMKEVLTDIQQGKFARDFILENQSGRAFLTATRRNEAEHPIEVVGGQLREMMHWIKK; this is translated from the coding sequence ATGCCAGTAACTACTTATTATGAACAGGATGCAGAGCTTAGCGTATTGAAAGGAAAAACGATTGCCGTAATTGGTTACGGTAGCCAGGGCCATGCCCAAGCTCAAAACTTGCGTGATAGCGGATTGAACGTAGTCATCGGACTTCGTGAAGGTAAATCCTTCGATTCTGCAAAAAATGATGGATTTGAAGTTCTTTCCCCGGCTGAAGCAACTAGCCGTGCTGATGTCGTTCAAATCTTGTTGCCGGATGAAACGCAAGCTTCTGTTTACAAAAACGAAATCGAACCAAACCTCAAAGAAGGCGCTGCATTGCTCTTCTCCCACGGTTTCAACGTTCATTTCGGTCAAATCGTTGCTCCAAAAAACAGCGATGTATTGCTGGTAGCTCCTAAGTCCCCTGGCCACATGGTACGTCGTACTTATGTAGAAGGATTCGGTGTACCTGGTCTGATCGCAATTGAGCAAGATGCAACAGGTAATGCAAAAGCCATCGGTTTGGCTTATGCAAAAGGTATCGGTTGTACACGCGCAGGCGTTATCGAAACTTCCTTCCGTGAAGAAACAGAAACTGACCTGTTCGGTGAGCAAGCGGTTCTGTGTGGTGGTGTAAGTGCCCTCGTAAAAGCTGGATTCGAAACGTTGACAGAAGCAGGTTATGCTCCTGAAATGGCATATTTCGAGTGTCTGCACGAGTTGAAATTGATCGTTGACATGATGTATGAAGGTGGACTTGCAAGTATGCGTGATTCCATCAGTAATACAGCAGAATACGGTGACTATGTAACTGGACCTCGCGTTGTAACTGAAGATACGAAAAAAGCAATGAAAGAAGTACTGACGGATATCCAACAAGGTAAATTCGCACGCGACTTCATCTTGGAGAACCAATCCGGACGCGCATTCTTGACAGCAACTCGTCGCAATGAAGCTGAACACCCAATCGAAGTGGTTGGCGGACAATTGCGTGAGATGATGCACTGGATCAAGAAATAA
- the ilvN gene encoding acetolactate synthase small subunit — MIRHTISILVNDQPGVLQRVSGLFGRRGYNIESITVGQSEEPGLSRMVIVTIGDDKTLEQIEKQLYKIIDVIKVVDFSLKPMVARELALIKVKAEPSERPEIMGVVETFRAAVVDIGPGSLMVQVVGDTDKIDAMIELLKPYGIRELSRTGVTALVRGNA; from the coding sequence ATGATTAGACATACAATTTCGATTTTGGTCAACGATCAGCCGGGCGTCCTTCAGCGGGTATCGGGTTTGTTCGGTCGACGCGGTTACAACATTGAGAGTATTACGGTGGGTCAATCGGAAGAGCCGGGTTTGTCCCGGATGGTCATTGTCACCATCGGTGATGATAAAACATTGGAACAAATTGAGAAACAATTGTACAAAATCATTGATGTCATCAAAGTTGTCGATTTCAGTTTGAAACCTATGGTTGCTCGTGAGCTTGCATTAATTAAGGTAAAAGCAGAACCTTCCGAACGACCGGAGATTATGGGTGTTGTTGAGACCTTTAGAGCAGCTGTTGTCGATATCGGACCTGGTAGCCTGATGGTACAGGTTGTAGGAGATACGGACAAAATTGATGCTATGATAGAGTTACTCAAACCATACGGTATTCGCGAACTCTCTCGCACAGGTGTAACGGCATTGGTAAGAGGAAACGCATAA